One Coffea arabica cultivar ET-39 chromosome 5e, Coffea Arabica ET-39 HiFi, whole genome shotgun sequence DNA segment encodes these proteins:
- the LOC113689964 gene encoding vesicle-associated protein 4-2-like translates to MAVANEKPPMSEVKVWSFCRLPFWQSTNNAAAGGGGGSGSSSLQQNHLAAADHQPSIKVASVAKSFLPTRRRLGLDPPNKLYFPYEPGKQVKSAIRIRNISKTHVAFKFQTTAPKSCYMRPPGGILAPDESLIATVFKFVEPPESNDKLDGLKSRVKFKIMSLKVKGDMDYVPELFDEQRDQVAVEQILRVVFLEPDHPTPALEKLNRQLAEAEAELEIRKRPPPEDKGPRVLGEGLVIDEWKERRERYLARQLVEGVDSV, encoded by the exons ATGGCAGTTGCTAATGAGAAACCACCAATGTCTGAAGTTAAGGTTTGGAGTTTCTGTAGATTGCCTTTCTGGCAATCCACCAATAATGCAGCTGCCGGTGGTGGTGGTGGCAGTGGTTCTTCATCCTTGCAGCAAAACCATCTTGCTGCTGCTGATCATCAACCTTCCATCAAGGTCGCTTCTGTGGCCAAGTCCTTTCTTCCTACTCGCCGTAGACTCGGTCTTGATCCCCCCAACAAGCTCTATTTTCCCT ATGAACCtggtaaacaagtcaaaagcgCAATTCGGATTAGAAACATCAGCAAGACTCATGTTGCCTTCAAG TTCCAAACAACTGCACCAAAGAGTTGTTACATGCGTCCTCCGGGAGGCATACTTGCTCCTGATGAGAGTCTAATTGCCACAG TTTTCAAGTTTGTGGAGCCTCCAGAGTCCAATGACAAACTGGATGGTCTAAAGAGCAGGGTCAAGTTCAAGATCATGAGCTTGAAAGTAAAGGGAGACATGGATTATGTACCAGAGCTG TTTGATGAGCAAAGGGATCAAGTTGCAGTTGAACAGATTCTGCGGGTTGTTTTCCTGGAGCCTGATCATCCTACCCCA GCACTCGAAAAACTGAATCGTCAACTAGCTGAGGCTGAGGCTGAGCTTGAGATACGCAAAAGGCCTCCTCCAGAGGACAAAGGTCCAAGAGTTCTTGGGGAAGGTCTTGTCATTGATGAATGG AAGGAAAGGAGGGAAAGATATCTTGCAAGACAACTGGTCGAAGGAGTTGATTCAGTATAA
- the LOC113688421 gene encoding uncharacterized protein, whose protein sequence is MSSTSRAWIAAVSVGAVEAMKDQGLNRWNHTMRSVHQLAKNNLRSLSQTKQLSPSALASSSSKAKDQEKLKKSEESLRKVMYLSCWGPN, encoded by the coding sequence ATGAGTTCAACAAGCAGGGCGTGGATAGCAGCGGTGAGTGTAGGCGCAGTGGAGGCAATGAAAGATCAGGGATTGAATAGGTGGAACCACACCATGAGGTCTGTACACCAGCTTGCCAAGAACAACCTCAGGTCCCTGTCTCAGACCAAGCAGCTTTCTCCTTCTGCATTGGCTTCATCAAGCAGTAAAGCTAAAGAtcaagaaaaactaaagaagTCTGAAGAATCATTAAGGAAAGTCATGTACTTGAGCTGCTGGGGACCAAATTGA
- the LOC113743349 gene encoding uncharacterized protein: protein MSSTSREWIAAVSVGAVEAMKDQGLSRWNHTMRSMHQLAKNNLRSLSQNKQLSPALASSSSKAKDQEKLRRSEESFRKVMYLSCWGPN, encoded by the coding sequence ATGAGTTCAACAAGCAGGGAATGGATAGCAGCAGTAAGTGTAGGAGCAGTGGAGGCAATGAAAGATCAGGGATTGAGTAGGTGGAACCACACAATGAGATCAATGCACCAGCTTGCCAAGAACAACCTCAGGTCTTTGTCTCAGAACAAGCAGCTCTCTCCTGCACTGGCTTCATCAAGCAGTAAAGCTAAAGATCAAGAAAAGCTAAGGAGGTCTGAAGAGTCATTCAGGAAAGTCATGTACCTGAGCTGCTGGGGACCAAATTGA
- the LOC113743627 gene encoding uncharacterized protein, translating into MSSTTRAWIAAVSVGAVQAMKDQGLYRWNHTIRSMQQLAKNNLRSLSQTKQLSPALASSSIKVKDQEKIRQSEESLRKVMYLSCWGPN; encoded by the coding sequence ATGAGTTCAACAACCAGGGCATGGATAGCAGCAGTAAGTGTAGGAGCAGTGCAGGCAATGAAAGATCAGGGACTGTACAGGTGGAACCACACCATTAGGTCAATGCAGCAGCTTGCCAAGAACAACCTCAGGTCCTTGTCTCAGACCAAGCAGCTCTCTCCTGCATTGGCTTCATCAAGCATTAAAGTTAAAGATCAAGAAAAAATTAGGCAGTCTGAAGAATCATTAAGGAAAGTCATGTACTTGAGCTGTTGGGGTCCAAATTGA